A genomic segment from Aquila chrysaetos chrysaetos chromosome 11, bAquChr1.4, whole genome shotgun sequence encodes:
- the LOC115348277 gene encoding LOW QUALITY PROTEIN: PDZ domain-containing protein GIPC1-like (The sequence of the model RefSeq protein was modified relative to this genomic sequence to represent the inferred CDS: inserted 2 bases in 1 codon): MPLGLGRRKKPPPLVENEEAAGGSGGATGETPGVSVGVPGGPPXPPGLPPLPPALRPRLVFHTQLAHGSPTGRVEGFTNVRELYGKIAEAFCIPPGEVMFCTLNTHKVDMEKLLGGQIGLEDFIFAHTKGQRKEVEVFKSEEALGLTITDNGAGYAFIKRIREGSVIDRIPVISVGDMIEAIDGQSLVGARHYEVAKMLKELPRGRTFALQLTEPRKAFDMIGPRAGGGRGGGTQLGTGRGTLRLRARGPATVEEQPSAFEERAVAKVDDLLESYMGIRDSELAATMVELGRDARDPDALAQALDSQLGDFAFPDEFVFDVWGAIGDAKVGRC; this comes from the exons atgccGCTAGGCCTGGGTCGTCGCAAGAAGCCCCCGCCGCTGGTGGAGAacgaggaggcggcgggggggagcgggggggctACCGGGGAAACCCCGGGGGTCTCAGTGGGGGTTCCTGGGGGgccacc ccccccggggctccccccgctgccccccgccctTCGGCCTCGCCTGGTCTTCCACACGCAGCTGGCTCACGGCAGCCCCACCGGCCGCGTCGAGGGATTCACCAACGTCCGCGAGCTCTACGGCAAGATCGCCGAGGCCTTCTGCATCCCACcgggagag GTGATGTTCTGCACCCTCAACACGCACAAGGTGGACATGGAGAAGCTGTTGGGTGGCCAGATCGGCCTCGAGGACTTCATCTTCGCCCACACCAAGGGCCAGCGCAAGGAGGTCGAGGTCTTCAAGTCGGAGGAGGCCCTGGGTCTCACCATCACTGACAACGGCGCCGGCTACGCCTTCATCAAG CGGATTCGGGAGGGCAGCGTCATCGACCGCATCCCGGTGATCAGCGTCGGGGACATGATCGAGGCCATCGACGGGCAGAGCCTGGTGGGCGCCCGTCACTACGAGGTGGCCAAGATGCTGAAGGAGTTGCCCCGGGGACGTACCTTCGCCCTCCAGCTCACCGAGCCCCGCAAGGCCTTCG ACATGATCGgcccacgggctggggggggccgcggcgggggcaCCCAGCTGGGCACCGGCCGGGGCACCCTGCGCCTCCGCGCCCGGGGACCCGCCACCGTCGAGGAGCAG cCGTCAGCTTTCGAGGAACGGGCCGTGGCCAAGGTGGACGATCTGCTGGAGAGCTACATGGGCATCCGGGACAGCGAGCTGG CCGCCACCATGGTGGAGCTGGGTCGGGACGCCCGGGACCCCGACGCGCTGGCCCAGGCTCTCGATTCCCAGCTCGGGGATTTCGCTTTCCCCGACGAGTTCGTCTTCGACGTCTGGGGGGCCATCGGCGACGCCAAGGTGGGGCGCTGctag
- the LOC115348465 gene encoding olfactory receptor 10H1-like gives MQRDNQSTPRGFILTGFSHFPELQVVLFVLFLLMHVVTLAGNMVIMVVIGADRGLHVPMYLFLGALSFSELCYTFSITPKMLSGLVPGTRAISFLGCAAQTHFSFTFGFMHSFLLTVMGYDRYVAICHPLRYSSLMTSRVCVQLVVASWVGGGLLGLLVTCAVFQLPFCQSHRIDHFFCHVPPLLQLACAGGEVVATIVNVLCMTTLLGCCLFILLSYAFILGRILQMPSAEGRHKTFSTCASHVAVVVVHYGCASVIYLQCKSPHAAGTNALIDVSYTVFTPFLSPIIFSLRSKELKNALWKSLRKSFVITNANFWLGSSLSCRSTCR, from the coding sequence ATGCAAAGGGACAACCAAAGCACCCCGAGAGGGTTCATTCTGACCGGGTTTTCCCACTTCCCCGAGCTCCAGGTTGTGTTGTTTGTGCTATTTCTCCTCATGCACGTGGTGACCCTGGCTGGAAATATGGTGATAATGGTTGTTATCGGGGCGGATCGGGGTCTGCACGTGCCCATGTATCTCTTCCTAGGTGCCCTGTCCTTCTCGGAGCTCTGTTACACCTTCTCCATCACCCCAAAGATGCTGTCTGGGTTAGTGCCGGGAACTCGAGCCATTTCTTTCCTGGGCTGTGCCGCACAAACGCATTTCTCCTTCACCTTTGGCTTCATGCACTCTTTCCTCCTGACGGTGATGGGCTACGACCGGTACGTGGCCATCTGCCACCCCTTGCGTTACAGCAGCCTGATGACCTCCCGTGTCTGTGTCCAGCTGGTGGTTGCCTCATGGGTGGGTGGGGGtctcctggggctgctggtgacTTGCGCTGTCTTCCAGTTACCCTTCTGCCAGTCCCACCGGATCGACCATTTCTTCTGCCACGTgccccccctgctccagctggctTGTGCTGGTGGCGAGGTGGTTGCCACCATAGTCAACGTCCTTTGCATGACTACCTTGTTGGGTTGCTGTCTGTTCATCCTTCTCTCCTACGCCTTCATCCTTGGCCGCATCCTGCAGATGCCCTCAGCGGAGGGGAGGCACAAAACCTTCTCCACCTGCGCCTCCCACGTCGCCGTAGTGGTGGTGCATTACGGCTGTGCCTCCGTTATCTACCTGCAATGCAAATCGCCCCACGCTGCGGGAACGAATGCTCTCATTGATGTGTCCTACACGGTCTTCACCCCCTTCCTCAGCCCCATCATCTTCAGTCTGAGAAGCAAAGAGTTAAAGAATGCCCTTTGGAAATCCCTGAGGAAAAGCTTTGTCATCACGAATGCAAATTTTTGGCTAGGCTCTAGtctgagctgcaggagcacTTGTCgctaa